The nucleotide sequence ATCAGAAATAGATTTCATGTTGTCACTACTTGGAccacaaaatattttatttcgtgtgcaAAGTTTGAGCATCAGAATGAGAAGAGATGACTGatggctgttttgttttgtcctgTCCTCCAGCGAACCGCGAAGGCACCACATGTAGCTTCGCCGACCCGGCCTTTGTGGTGTACTCGTCGGTGGCGTCCTTCTACGTGCCCTTCATCGTCACCCTGCTGGTGTACGCGCAGATCTGCGTGGTTCTGCGCAGGCGTGGCCGACGCACCGCGCCCCCCCGAAGGCACAGAGGGCCCGAAGAGCCGCAGCGGCACAGGAAGGTAGCCATAAAAATGCTCGTTACCTCCACCAGGGAACTTTTGTTTTGGTGCCCATTTTCTTAGTTGTGTTTATGGGAAAAACTACAAAAATGGTCCTGGGGGGGACTATGTGCAAGGAATGAGCTACAATTTAAAGCTGAAAACTTTTCGGTAGGGGCTCAGTTTTATGGTTTGGGATTGTTTGCAAGTAAATTCCCACACAAGAAATGATCTtgaaactgacaaaaaaaaaaaatggataaaaGATTTCAATTCCTGTTTTCCAGAATAGATGTACACAGCCAGAGGACGTGAAACTGTGCGCTTTGATCCTGAGACCCTCCACCGCAGCCCCCCAACGCAAGAGAGTGGTGAGTTTTAAggctttgtgtttttgttgttttgttcttttttttccttttaattcaAATAGTTCTCTGGGAGGTTATCTTATTCAACTTTGTTGTTGTAGACGCTGGTGAAAGAGGCAGTGGTGCACCCCCTGGAACCGGAACGTGCTCACTTCCTGCCCCAGCCTGAACAGAGTCCAACCGCTCCACCCGCCGGCCAGACGTCCTCGTCGCGCCTGGGACGGGGCACCATCTCGCTGTCCGTCTCGGTGGAACCCGCCCCAAACCTCCCGTGTACGGTGACTCGCTCGGCCTTGATGCCCCGCCCCCCCACGCTAGAGGACGGCATGAGGGGCCGCGAGGGCTGGCTCGGCACTGGCGGCGGCTGGGCGGCCCGCGTAACCAAGGAGCGGTCCAGAGGCAGGATGTCGCAGCAGAAGGAGAGGAAAGCCACACAAATGCTTGCCATTGTGCTCGGTGAGCCGCCCCATTTAAAATTAAATGggcttcaaaataaataaaggaatcgAACCATATgtcgctccttttttttcttgcaggcgtGTTCATCATCTGCTGGCTGCCCTTCTTCTTGACACATGTCCTGAAGGCTCACTGCGCCACTTGCTGCATCTCTCCGTCGTTGTACAGCGCCGTCACATGGCTGGGTTACCTCAACAGCGCCGTCAACCCTGTCATC is from Syngnathus scovelli strain Florida chromosome 9, RoL_Ssco_1.2, whole genome shotgun sequence and encodes:
- the drd2l gene encoding dopamine receptor D2 like; translation: MTSHNNSADTSPPPPPPPPPPPPPPPPSSLPLSSLHLNSATPSYIPLSLVGNCSGAAPSPSSPPYNFYAVLLVLLIFCVVFGNVLVCMAVSRERALQTTTNYLIVSLAVSDLLLATLVMPWGVYLEVVGEWRFSLIHCDILLTLDVMMCTASILNLCAISIDRYTAVAMPLLYNTRYSSRRRVALMIAAVWFLSFAISCPLLFGLNNTANREGTTCSFADPAFVVYSSVASFYVPFIVTLLVYAQICVVLRRRGRRTAPPRRHRGPEEPQRHRKNRCTQPEDVKLCALILRPSTAAPQRKRVTLVKEAVVHPLEPERAHFLPQPEQSPTAPPAGQTSSSRLGRGTISLSVSVEPAPNLPCTVTRSALMPRPPTLEDGMRGREGWLGTGGGWAARVTKERSRGRMSQQKERKATQMLAIVLGVFIICWLPFFLTHVLKAHCATCCISPSLYSAVTWLGYLNSAVNPVIYTTFNVEFRKAFIKILLC